GTACTGCCTCTTCCATTTTTATTTTATTCTGATTGTATTAAACGTAGTTATTCAACATAACAGGCATTACCAGCATAAGAATGTCTTCGTTATCATCTTTTTCTGTTGGTATGAGGAGTCCTGCCTTATTTGGCTCTGAAAGGTGAAGTTGTACTTTGTCAGAATCCACATTATTAAGCATTTCGATCAGAAACTTAGCATTGAAGCCGATTTCAATATCACCTCCATCATGCTCACACGAAAGCCTCTCATTAGCTTCGTTTGCAAAATCAAGGTCCTCAGCAGATATCTGAAGCTCACTACCGGTAATTTTCAATCTCACCTGGTGAGTAGTTTTATTGGCATAGATCGCAATTCTTTTCAAAGAACTTAAAAATTCAGAACGATCAATGGTCATTTTATTGTCATTACCTGTAGGTATTACGTTTTCATAATCAGGAAAGCGTTCATCAATAAGCCTACAGATCATTTTTATATTGTTAAACTTGAAGAAGGCATTAGATACGTTGAACTCAACCGTTACATTGGTATTTTCCGTTGGTAATGTAGACTTCAGCAGGTTCAACGCTTTTCTTGGGATAATAATAGCATTACCATTATCAGATGCCACATCTACCCTTCTATAGCGGATCAGTCGATGTCCATCAGTTGACACAAAAGTAGTATTGGTGTCTGTCAGGTTCATGTAAACCCCTGTCATAGCAGGCCGCAGTTCGTCATTGCTGGTAGCAAAAATGGTATTGTTAATAGCAGCACTCAGCACTGAGGTTGACATATCAACTGAGAAATCATCAGACACTGCAGGCACCTTTGGAAAATCCGTGGCATTTTCACCCGCAAGCTTGTATCGGCCATTATCGGAACTGATCTCTA
This region of Fulvivirga ulvae genomic DNA includes:
- the dnaN gene encoding DNA polymerase III subunit beta is translated as MKFIVSSSALLKQLSGINGVITTNPVVPILENFLFEISEGKLTVTASDLQTSMITELEVESKENGSIAVPARILLETLKNLPEQPVTFTIDEETYSVEISSDNGRYKLAGENATDFPKVPAVSDDFSVDMSTSVLSAAINNTIFATSNDELRPAMTGVYMNLTDTNTTFVSTDGHRLIRYRRVDVASDNGNAIIIPRKALNLLKSTLPTENTNVTVEFNVSNAFFKFNNIKMICRLIDERFPDYENVIPTGNDNKMTIDRSEFLSSLKRIAIYANKTTHQVRLKITGSELQISAEDLDFANEANERLSCEHDGGDIEIGFNAKFLIEMLNNVDSDKVQLHLSEPNKAGLLIPTEKDDNEDILMLVMPVMLNNYV